From a region of the Hippopotamus amphibius kiboko isolate mHipAmp2 chromosome 3, mHipAmp2.hap2, whole genome shotgun sequence genome:
- the CABS1 gene encoding LOW QUALITY PROTEIN: calcium-binding and spermatid-specific protein 1 (The sequence of the model RefSeq protein was modified relative to this genomic sequence to represent the inferred CDS: inserted 1 base in 1 codon) yields MAEDGLPKIYSHPPTENTKTTEANIFFGADNTIPKSETTITSEGDHITSVNDYTLESDFSTTIGNKLTPSKERLKSEDDVESHLEKEFTTLTDTKNPMTNESITENFMPEKIGNIASPAAVSLIDFSTDMTKEDILLDTIDPGDEDVSLTSEVSGTLKESTASIPHTPILPATVGEPDINNDSSSVKFNITADEAISITDSSIPEAKIAPATEKNFTTIPDIINLTEEKITEIDLILPENDPNAVPKLTDSDEEKLITVFELTTTAEREKDNPEDILLTDEESTDGVSVWMERDTANEAESHPVLLTAXESRYDFVVPASVAINLVEDSPTVTDDLSENNRVKSVTKDTEALSGTTPDLDTLNHKEDTFTTEMGVFKLLKEELDEFLI; encoded by the exons ATGGCTGAAGATGGTTTGCCGAAAATTTATTCTCATCCTCCAACAGAAAACACTAAGACAACTGAAGCAAACATTTTCTTTGGGGCTGACAACACTATTCCTAAATCAGAAACAACGATTACTTCAGAAGGAGACCACATTACTTCAGTAAATGACTACACGCTAGAAAGTGATTTTTCAACAACTATAGGCAACAAGCTTACACCTTCAAAGGAAAGACTAAAATCAGAAGATGATGTTGAATCCCATCTGGAGAAAGAATTTACCACTCTGACAGACACTAAAAACCCAATGACTAATGAGTCTATTACTGAAAACTTCATGCCAGAGAAAATTGGTAATATCGCATCACCAGCTGCTGTTTCCTTAATAGATTTTTCCACTGACATGACAAAAGAAGATATTCTCTTGGATACCATTGACCCAGGGGATGAAGATGTCTCATTAACTTCTGAAGTCTCTGGCACACTAAAGGAGAGCACAGCCAGCATTCCTCACACCCCAATCCTTCCAGCTACAGTGGGTGAACCTGATATTAACAATGATAGTTCCTCAGTTAAGTTCAACATCACTGCTGATGAGGCTATCAGTATCACTGACTCCTCTATCCCTGAGGCTAAAATTGCTCCAGCTACTGAAAAAAATTTCACCACTATTCCAGACATAATCAAccttacagaagagaaaataactgaaattgacTTAATTCTTCCAGAAAATGACCCCAATGCTGTGCCTAAACTAACTGATTCTGATGAGGAAAAGCTCATCACTGTGTTTGAACTCACTACCActgctgaaagagagaaagataatCCAGAAGATATTCTGCTAACCGATGAAGAGTCTACAGATGGAGTCAGTGTTTGGATGGAGAGAGATACGGCCAATGAAGCAGAGAGCCATCCCGTTTTGCTTACTG GTGAATCTAGATATGACTTCGTTGTCCCTGCATCAGTAGCTATAAACCTCGTGGAAGATTCACCTACAGTGACAGATGATTTGTCTGAAAATAATAGAGTGAAATCTGTAACTAAGGACACCGAAGCACTGTCAGGAACTACCCCTGATCTGGATACCTTAAACCATAAGGAAGACACTTTCACAACTGAAATGGGTGTCTTTAAACTACTGAAAGAAGAACTAGATGAGTTCCTGATttga